TTCAACTATTTTCCTGGGGAGCACTAAACTGTAATGGATTTTAAATCTCCTCCAATATACGCTCCGCTCTGTGAATCAGGGGCTGAGGAACATCACACCTCTTGCATAGCAAGTGCAGCAGGATGCTAGCTCTTTGTGCCACAGGATAGAGAGCCATTGATGTCCAAGTCGGGCTCAGTGAAAGCTCCGCTCCAGCTGCTTTGCGGGGGGAACAGGCATGACATGAGCGGACAGGGAAGTCACAAACCAAATTCTGAAATCAGCCGTCAAACAAGAGATGAATTATTACACATTTGCTTTGTTGACACCTGAGTGATTTGCACGATATTTCTCCAGGACACACAGCGAAGTAACCCTCAGACACAGAGAGGTGAGGAGTCAGCATTTGCAGCTGCAGGGGGGAGGGAGGACCACAGCAGAGTAAATGTAGTGAAGCACAGCAGATTAAATGCTACTCAGGATAAATCAGCCCAGGTCATCCGAGGGCTGAGAGTGACactgtttctctgcagcaccCAAAAATGTGCTCATTGGCATaacactaaaatgaaaaaacaaagatagtGCTGTGGACATGAGATGAGCAGAATGTCAGAAACACTGAACAAGGTGCATCAGTTTTTTTTGCGAGGAATGACTGTGGAGGTGATGAGAAAGGCAGGTGGGATCAAAGGTAATTCACTGCAGAGCGACAAAGTGTTTCTGGACTTGAGTAAATCACAGTATCAGAGAGACTGAATGTCACAATTGGCATCTTGAGTTTATTACTTTAAGTACAGTCTACAGTAAGTGCTTCATCAGCGGAAGGCagattcttcttctccttttttttggtACTATTTCATTTCACCAAACAAAGCACCTTGGGGCTATTTCTGCCCACTGCTTTCTGCATTCAACCCCAATCAAGATGCATTTGCAATCATTACACATTACAACAGTTAGGGTGCTGTTAACATGTTTTTCCCCACTGTGCTTAAAGGCCACACGGTCTCATTCTCGTTCAAACCAGCACGAATACAACCAACCACCGACAGGGAAAACAAGCACAAAAGGCACACTAACCTCTTCTGTTTTCCTGCTCTACATTGTGTAAAGTGTGGTCGTGACTCCTTTGCCCTCGCAGTGATGATGGTAATATCTCCCTCCTCgccgatgatgatgatgctgatgatgatgatgatgatcagtgTGAGGGAAGCTCGGATCTTGCTGTGTGTAGGCTGCGATTCCCCTTAAATTTGCGTTGGCCGAGCACCCGTATCGCCTCTCAGAAGACAGCGCACGACGAAAACACCTACTCCGGACAGAAAGCAGCATCCTTCAGCGGAGACGACGAGGCTGTCACTGAATCAGGCTGAGAACGACATGTTCGGAGGGAGGCATAATGTGCTCGCAGGGCTTCCCCCACAATCACACCAGGGACTCCATGTGCCCGATAATAAGAAGAAGAGGTTCGCGACCGGGAGCTGTCCAGGTGCTGAAAAACTGGGATTCCAGCGGCTACAGATGTGCGACGAGCGGCGTCGTCAACGCGGAGGAAACCGAGAtagatttacacacacacgcgcgcgcacacacacaaaagcatacACACAATACATCACATGAAGCACATATGTAGTCTAGATTAGTATGAAGCCACAAGAGCCTGCAGACgtcccctcttttttttctgtgccaCCCTGGATGCGTCGACGTAGAAAAACACTCTCGCTTCACTTCACCTCTTGAGCTTCAGAGTTCCTCGCGATAACAACCCACCCGCacgaaaaaaaagagagaaaataaataaataagaaaaaattaCTAAAACTCTCACAGTGACTTCTGGGCGTCCAATGGTGAGAATCTGCTGTATTTAACGTGCTTTATTAAATCTGCAGCGTCACTGTAATAATTATATCGGACCTGTGTCCTAAAAAACGGACCTGGTTTGTCattagaattaaaaaatgtctataaaGGGTACGTACACTGTATCTGGtggctttttaaatgtttaacaacAATGTCAGCCTATCAATACTTTATAGATCAGTTACAATCATTAAATTAAAGATTTCTTTGGTcaggatattaaaaaaaaaggatatattATCATTTCTCTTTGGTGACAGTCAGGCTCCTCATCCTGAACTATGGATGAACTGAATGATAATTGGTTATCGGTTGCATAAGTTTTAAGCACTTTTTAAATAATAGATACTTTACGACTTTAACTCGAGTAATATTCATTGAGCTTACTCTCccttttatcaaagtaatattttaacagacATCTTCactttaactcaagtatgacttgggtactttttacagcaTTGGTTTTATGCCACAGGGGGATTTTtcccaacctggcaacccatATGTTATTCTAATTGGGTGCTTAAAACTGCACTATAAAGCATTAGTAAATGATTTATTACCATTCATATTGGTTATCAGTTGCATAAGTTTTAAACACGTTTTAAAAACCTGGCATCCAATAAGATGTCCTTATTGGATGATTAGAATCGATATATAAAGCATAAGCAAATAATTTATTATGATttctttattattcatttagtcatttggtagggggaaaaaaagcctttATAAAGGTTGCCAAATTTGAAAGTGGTGCCACCATTATAAGCAAACTGAAATATGGAGTCTGCAgatgtaaatattatattatattaacaAATGGATTTGTTCATAATGGATGCCTATGAAGCATTATTGAATGATTTTACATGTATTTCTATTAACTTGGTCATTTGGTACCAAAAAACCCTTTATAAAAAGTGCCTTATTAGAAAGTAGTATCAACATTATTAGAGGAtttaaatatcaatatcaagTCAGcagttgtaaatattaatacgTAACTAATTAATTTGGGTTTATAGATTcgactccactacattttggatgCAAATATTGCCTTTTTTACTCACATTCATTTGGTAACTTtagctactagttactttgcagattatgtgctgcatcagagccaaagtagtgcaaaTTTTATTATATCGGcaatacccccccccccccccccccaattccaataatcagaaaaacgCAGAATATTGGATCCGATAATCGAGCAGGCAGATAATCAGTCGACTGATAGTATAAagtatatacatactgtacatgtaaatatgtgtataattCACTTTAACTTGGACTTTTGATACAGATACTTTAGGACTTTTTCTCCAGTAGTATTCATTTAGGTTACTCTCCCTTTTATCAAAGTAGTATTTTAACACGACATCTTCACTCtaactcaagtatgacttttgggtactttttacagcactgtTTTTTTTGCTAAAGAAGGgtttttcacaacctggcaacccataTGTTATTCTACTTTGGTGCTTAAAGCTGATCTACAGAGCATtagtaaatgatttatttttaaattggtACCAACATTATTATCCTACATCTACTATGGTGGGCCTTAGAGGTGTGGCCCTCATAATCTACTAATAACACCTTGAAAATGATCAAACACTAAACTGAAATGTCCTCAAAATCATCTTATCATCTTCATAATGTAGCTGGATTGAGGCCTGTGTAATCTGAAAAAAGACTGGCCTGAGTGCACAATCACTAAGTGgcttaaaacaacacaattttttaaataagaaagCAATAGATGATTAAAAATAGCCAGTTGATGAGTCACCTAACGGTTCTGAGCACACAGCAGTAATTATTTGTCTGAAGGAAGTGGTGCGATGTGTTTATAGACGACAAAAAAGTTCCCACGATTCCATTCATGCCTTCTTTGCATTCCTGTCATTCAGCTGTTTCTTACCAAACCCAGACACGCTGAGCTCACATGCACAACAGGTGATTTCCTCACCCAGCCTGATCTCATAAACCTccgagaacaaaaacaaaatgccatCTACTAAAATCTTCATCTGATAGTATCACACTGACGTCAACACTGTCAAAATGAGACTTTTCAGACCTCTGATAGCTCTGTATCGCTCATATAACATGAAATGACACCATTTATGACACACTAACAAATTACCTACAATTACTTGCCAGTATCCTGACGTTTAGCCTGCCATTTACAATGTGGACAAACTGcaatcacaacatttttttaggCCAAGGGAGGAACACGCCTACATACGTCTTCTCCAACAAAAAGCAGTTCTGAGCTACTTTCGAGCGTCACTATGACTCACCTCAGGAACCTGTGCTGACTACTAAAAGCTGGGATTTCACGGGCTGGTAAGGACagatttttgatttaatttcagtCAGGGTGACGGTATATTCCTCTCACAACTCAACATAACTTAATGACACCTTTCACTTTCAAGAAACCTTGACATATGTAggtgtgttttcattactgGCATTTGAACAGTCTAGTTATGACATGCTTTCCTGGCGAGACAACTACCTTTGGTGTGACAGAAAGTTTCTTGTGCTCTCAGGAAACGGCAAGAAAAAACACTCCAAATGATGGCAGGTAATTATCAAAGATGATCAGAAGAAACAACaaataatgttaaaaagtgTAGAGCTATTCCTCCTGAACTGTTGTGTCTTTGTAGAACATGGAGACCCTTGTGATGGGCCAGATGTCACCTATTGCATGAATGGAGGGACCTGCTATAAAATACCTGCCATGAATACACTCTCCTGTGTGTAAGTTGACTACAAAACTggattttcatttgtctttgaTGTCAAAGTGACTCTTCAGGAACTTTTATGTACATACTTTCATGTATGATGTCATAACATGGCAACACGGTAGACTAAATTCCTGTGCTGACAGATACTTTCGCATGTCATATCCTACGTCAGGTGCATAGACAGTTACAAAGGCAGCAGATGTGAGCAGTTCCACCTCTTCAGCACTTCCAACAATGCAACAAAGGCAGGGTTAATTGCAGCCATGGTCATTGTTGCCCTCCTCTTCTTAGTGATCGTGGCAGTTGTTATCTACTACGTACGCAAGTAAGTTCATTGTAGATTTAAGGTTACCAGCATGGCGTCTAAAATTAGCATTTGGATGTCGACATTTTTTATGTGTTATTCAGTCAGAATGTCCTCTTTTAAAGCTTATAATCATTACTTGTGTCCCCCCGCAGGATGTTGAAAGCCAGGCGACAGAGCCAACAGAACAATCAGCAACAGTATTGGAGAGTAAAACCAAGAGTATGATCTTTCTTCTGATGTGCGTTTGTTTCTCCTTTGGTTGGGCTGTTGGATGGGATGAGAGACGAGCGTCAGTTGCCTTCTTGGACTTGGTATCGTTTTTGGATAGGATTATGTAACAACTGCTGCACTGACATCAAGGCAGGTGAAGAGCTGATAGCTTGATTACTCGTCTCATGAGATTTCAGGGAGAAAGGTGTAACTCATtaacgcacacacaaacaaggtGTGAAACAAGTGTGAGTGGGTGGAAATTGGATCACAGCTTGCACAGTAGCCTTTTTAACACAGCTAGGAAGTGGGCACTGGTGTTACTCGTGTTAAATCACATTTCAATCTATGTGCTTTGtctgaaatgtatttacaaaGCATTGTTTGactatgttaaaaaaaatatgtgaactattattctaaatattaaacattaaatatggaATTATGACATAATCCCTTGTATCAATGAATGACTATGCTCAATATGTTACTAGtaaatattttgaaattatGTAAATACATGCAATGATCCCTActgaatgacacacacacacacacatatctgtgAGGATCCTGATCCATTCTAATCTGACCCATTAGCCTATTCTTAACCTGATCCTAAATCTAATCTTAACCCTTAACCATAATTGCCCCTCTGCAGTTTTAAAACTCAAGACTGTCCCTGACAAAACTGGACATGCAGGAACACACACTTAGTAATACACTGTGCGTGGGAGTCTGTATAATTATAGGTATCCCAAGCCGTTCATCAGTCTCCTTAAATCTAAAAACGGGCACAGGAGATCCCAGGAGCTTCATAATGAGAATGGTGTCATCAAATATGCTTCAATTCAGCGAGCTTAGGAGAGAATTATAACTAGTTGGGCCACATTGGCAACAGCTTGGACTTTCAGCATTCTCCAACAGTTGCTGTGACCAActgtggaagaagaaaaagctaaATTTAGACTGTTGACAGATTAGTTAGTCCCTAAAATACTAATGtccattagtgaggtagcttTGCAGCACTCTAATTGAGGCATTAAAATCTGAAATTGTTCTTATTTGTTAGCTTAAAAGACAAAGTAACAATTGTACTCACATTTGAATTACATAAAAGTGATCTCCAAAGTCAGCTCAGCAGTGAGTTAACTGTGAAAATATCGTATAATAATATGATTATTGACTGGGCAACACTATAGACAGTATTTAGACAGATCAACAAACAACTGGCCCAAGGAATTTGATGCTACTATGAGGAAGTGTCGGTAGAGGGTGGACCCTAAAGGTCTCTACATGTGACGCAGTAACTTTGGTTGTGTACCATTCTGCTTTAAAAAGCAACTGACCCCTTTCCATGagtatgaaacattttttatttctctcaaatGCAGAAATACAtcaattaaaatgttgttgCGTTACCTTTCAAAAGGTAGAAATGCAGTAATCTCTGTATAACGCCAACAAAGCGATGACATCAGCCAGTGGACTTCTTTTTGTATTAGAAATGCAGTAATTTGCTTCCACCTAGTGGCAGAATTGCATCACTGCCAAGTGTTGTAATGGAGAGCGAGTTGTGTTCACTTTGTGAACTTCATAAGgtgtagaaaacacacaaaaatattcattcatttaaaacatcCTCTGGACTCGATGTATCAAAATTATATAAGATCACAAAATTCATCTGAAATGTAAACTAATTTCTGTAAACAACTTACTCTTACTTACAGACTTCTGGCTTTGTCAAACTCATGTGCAATTTTCAGAGCTGTGCTATTAAGTCCCACTGACTGCATGTTAGTGATGATGGTGACCACCACCCCCTGTGGCAGGACCTGGGTCCGTCCTTGTTGCTGGTCTGTCTCCTCACTGGGTAACACCAGGAGGACACTGCTAGCCCCCACAGCGCCCCCTGTGTGTGACACGTAGTGTCTTCGCTTCCTGCACTGACCATATTTCTGTAGTTTCTCCACGACCAGCCAGCCTTGGGCATACAGGCCATCTTTATCCCAGCTGGcctctgtcctgtcaacagGTGCCCACAGATCTATGGCAGTCTGGGGTTTAAGGAAACCTGGCAACGAACCCTCAGTGTCGTTCAGGTGGGCCACCTGGTAGCTGTAGAGTAGAGCGTTACCGAAAAGCAGCAGGTCACCCGCCGTGGAAAGGAAGCCGCCTCCTGCCCACTTGTAGGAGTTGTCCACGTACGGGCAGTTCACAACACGTCCTCTCTTGTTGAGATGATAAAATCTGCATAGAAGCATCAGCAATTAACATGGACTCACGACTGGATTTTCATCATGAGCAATTAAAACAATCTTAAAGAAACAAGATATCTCTACAAACTTCTACTCTGATGTTACCGTAACATCTCTCCTGTACTAATCTGTGACTTGTCAGAGTAATTTCCACATAACTTGAAACTTGTGATGTTGGAGTACCTGGAGCGGTGGTAAATAATAGGGTCATTCTCGTCGGGCACAGTATTGAGCATTCCCAGCTCACGGAACATGTTCGTCATGACATCCAGGAAGCGCTGTCCAGCTGCTCGCTCCACAACAGCACTGAGCAGAGTAAAGGCGTGGGTGGAATACAGAAAAGTGGTACCTGCaagtagttaaaaaaaaaaaaatcttactcAGCAACACATTAACATCACAACAATTAACAATATCACATTTGAGTGGGTTGAATGTGATTTACCGGGTTTGAAAATGAGCGGGTCGTCCTTGAAGAGGTCCAAAGCCTGAGTGACACTTTCAAAGTTGTCCTTCAAGTAGTACTCCTCATGTTCAAACTCTTTTTTCTTCTGAGCCTGAGTGGCTTCTTTGTCTTTggtgttctgttctgttgcaGGTTTATCTTTGTTTCCAGATGAGCtcttttcatcctctctctcttttactggTGGCTTTAACAGTCGCTTAGCTTTCTCCTTGTCCTCCTTCACTTTCTTAGCATCCTTCTCGTAATGACGTATACCACTTAGGTGGGACAGAATCAGACGAGGAGTAATTGTGACCTGAAAGAACAGAAAATGATGTGTATGTGAgctgaacatgaaaatgaacagAGTGCtattattaatgataataataaaactgcGACATGTTGTTCAAGTTACTTACATCTTGTCCATCAAATTGTTTCTGGGGAAATTCTGGGACATATTTCTGGACTGGAACATCCAGATCTAGTTTCCCCTCCTCACACAGTCGTGCAGCGGCTGCAGATGTGAGGGGCTTACTGATGCTGGCGATTCGCAACACTGTGTTTGGGCTGCATGGCACACGATTCTCCAAATCAGCATAACCGATCCCTGAATTACATGAAGAATTTAAATGAATCATACGGGAATATTTATGTGTATTCCAAGGAATATGGTAATGTTCATGTGTGGCATTTTAAAACCATTCACTGTGAAAATCGCTATCACATCATTTTTGAGAAACTTCAGTAAAAGGAAACAGACCATGGCAGAGGGAAACTGCAACCAGAGCTGTAGC
This sequence is a window from Pagrus major chromosome 8, Pma_NU_1.0. Protein-coding genes within it:
- the LOC141001631 gene encoding serine beta-lactamase-like protein LACTB, mitochondrial isoform X1; this encodes MSRLFLPNRFCAKCTLLPTRESPLLTPRGALDKRSVFIQQQRRHVGGSNSAFFRNGSKCRIWIYGVGVGIALAVGLKYHTDAANSSCDVQVTGAQRTDRYSRAITVSRDLVERIKVGTEDEVGAPGMVVGVSVDGAQVWCEGIGYADLENRVPCSPNTVLRIASISKPLTSAAAARLCEEGKLDLDVPVQKYVPEFPQKQFDGQDVTITPRLILSHLSGIRHYEKDAKKVKEDKEKAKRLLKPPVKEREDEKSSSGNKDKPATEQNTKDKEATQAQKKKEFEHEEYYLKDNFESVTQALDLFKDDPLIFKPGTTFLYSTHAFTLLSAVVERAAGQRFLDVMTNMFRELGMLNTVPDENDPIIYHRSRFYHLNKRGRVVNCPYVDNSYKWAGGGFLSTAGDLLLFGNALLYSYQVAHLNDTEGSLPGFLKPQTAIDLWAPVDRTEASWDKDGLYAQGWLVVEKLQKYGQCRKRRHYVSHTGGAVGASSVLLVLPSEETDQQQGRTQVLPQGVVVTIITNMQSVGLNSTALKIAHEFDKARSL
- the LOC141001631 gene encoding serine beta-lactamase-like protein LACTB, mitochondrial isoform X2 yields the protein MSRLFLPNRFCAKCTLLPTRESPLLTPRGALDKRSVFIQQQRRHVGGSNSAFFRNGSKCRIWIYGVGVGIALAVGLKYHTDAANSSCDVQVTGAQRTDRYSRAITVSRDLVERIKDEVGAPGMVVGVSVDGAQVWCEGIGYADLENRVPCSPNTVLRIASISKPLTSAAAARLCEEGKLDLDVPVQKYVPEFPQKQFDGQDVTITPRLILSHLSGIRHYEKDAKKVKEDKEKAKRLLKPPVKEREDEKSSSGNKDKPATEQNTKDKEATQAQKKKEFEHEEYYLKDNFESVTQALDLFKDDPLIFKPGTTFLYSTHAFTLLSAVVERAAGQRFLDVMTNMFRELGMLNTVPDENDPIIYHRSRFYHLNKRGRVVNCPYVDNSYKWAGGGFLSTAGDLLLFGNALLYSYQVAHLNDTEGSLPGFLKPQTAIDLWAPVDRTEASWDKDGLYAQGWLVVEKLQKYGQCRKRRHYVSHTGGAVGASSVLLVLPSEETDQQQGRTQVLPQGVVVTIITNMQSVGLNSTALKIAHEFDKARSL